The following coding sequences lie in one Myxococcus xanthus genomic window:
- a CDS encoding leucine-rich repeat domain-containing protein has product MAVKQDGVKVWGHEVSAQELWPRLEAVATPGWRENLASWWQGVTGEGVLFHEGDLEADSLVVGPRPLVVSGSVRLKGLLEDGHAADHTLLVVLGDLEVENVATFSAMFVAGNVRIRGLLFGDSLGDDIFWVGGALTARTLVEEHHHIEVHGALDVEVLVGSKLTAPVGRPRQTLQPHEALLPGAWSAEDEDEDGVSDSTLDRKGLLAKLRAGKPVLGDTRLGPVEKAIAAVKEKAARGEKATRLGLTQKKLKAVPEEVFSLTWLESLTLDSNDVAELSPRIGELRELKSLSLESLPLKTLPVELCRLPALKKLSLRYCNNLTRLPDAFGELESLEELYLDAMTLEGFPEVLTRLPRLKKLWWWRFFKTTPGQVQLLVDGLGRMPKLTHAGFFQGELSALPGGLAPLARLKQFKLGLDRVPEAEVKRLEAALPPGRLHVGY; this is encoded by the coding sequence ATGGCTGTGAAACAGGACGGGGTGAAGGTCTGGGGGCATGAGGTTTCCGCGCAGGAGCTGTGGCCCCGCCTGGAGGCGGTGGCGACGCCCGGGTGGCGGGAGAATCTGGCCTCGTGGTGGCAGGGCGTCACCGGGGAAGGTGTCCTCTTCCACGAGGGAGACCTGGAGGCGGACTCGCTCGTCGTCGGGCCGAGGCCGCTCGTCGTCTCCGGGAGCGTCCGGCTGAAGGGCCTGCTCGAGGACGGACACGCGGCGGACCACACGCTCCTGGTGGTGCTGGGAGACCTGGAGGTGGAGAACGTCGCGACCTTCTCGGCCATGTTCGTCGCGGGCAACGTCCGGATTCGAGGCCTCCTCTTTGGTGACTCGCTCGGTGATGACATCTTCTGGGTCGGTGGGGCGCTGACGGCGCGCACCCTCGTCGAGGAGCACCACCACATCGAGGTCCACGGCGCGCTCGACGTGGAGGTGCTCGTGGGCAGCAAGCTCACCGCCCCGGTGGGCCGCCCTCGCCAGACGCTCCAGCCGCACGAGGCGCTCCTTCCGGGAGCCTGGAGCGCGGAGGATGAAGACGAGGACGGCGTCAGCGATTCGACGCTCGACCGGAAGGGACTCCTCGCGAAGCTGCGCGCGGGAAAGCCCGTGCTGGGAGACACCCGGCTCGGCCCCGTCGAGAAGGCGATTGCCGCCGTGAAGGAGAAGGCGGCGCGAGGCGAGAAGGCCACGCGGCTCGGGCTCACGCAGAAGAAGCTGAAGGCCGTTCCCGAGGAGGTCTTCTCCCTCACCTGGCTGGAGAGTCTCACGCTGGACTCGAATGACGTCGCGGAGCTCTCCCCCCGGATTGGCGAGCTGCGGGAGCTGAAGAGCCTCAGTCTGGAGTCCCTCCCGCTGAAGACCCTGCCCGTGGAGCTGTGCCGGCTCCCCGCGCTCAAGAAGCTGAGCCTGCGGTACTGCAACAACCTCACCCGACTCCCGGACGCGTTCGGTGAGCTGGAGTCGCTGGAGGAGCTGTATCTCGACGCCATGACCCTGGAGGGCTTTCCCGAGGTGCTGACCCGGCTGCCGCGACTCAAGAAGCTCTGGTGGTGGCGCTTCTTCAAGACGACGCCGGGCCAGGTCCAGCTCCTGGTGGACGGCCTGGGCCGGATGCCGAAGCTGACGCATGCCGGGTTCTTCCAGGGGGAGTTGTCCGCGCTGCCCGGGGGCCTCGCTCCACTCGCCCGGCTCAAGCAGTTCAAGCTGGGGCTGGACCGCGTCCCCGAGGCGGAGGTGAAGCGGCTCGAGGCGGCGCTGCCCCCCGGCCGCCTGCATGTGGGGTACTGA
- the hflX gene encoding GTPase HflX, producing MRMTISTLPERPRAVLVGVQLPGVSDEEHAADFAELRRLVHTLGYDTVATVSQKRTRLATGTVLGTGKLKELAALTGGKGVIASGASDRTSKAREKWEAAANTEPGPEDEAVEEEADDGEPEDALLPPPSEEDDKAEPRPTVVVVDHELSPGQLRNLEKATGAMVLDRAGVIVDIFHRHAKSHEARMQVEIARLNYLAPRLRESTGGRERQQGRGSGDSALELDRRKIRDRLAELREGLAAIQKDQDHRRYARRDLLRVALVGYTNAGKSSLMRALTGSTVLVADQLFATLDTTVRAMQPETRPRILVSDTVGFIQKLPHDLVASFRSTLDEALEASLLLYVVDASDPTWAAQLEVTRTVLRDIGADAVPSKLLFNKVDRLDAAAKEALLAKHPDALMLSAHLPDDVAMLRKNIIAFFESSMVEADLVIPYSRQGRISEVYEHTTVVSQAYDESGSRLRVRGLPGAIAKLTQAFQE from the coding sequence ATGCGCATGACGATATCCACCCTCCCTGAACGTCCGCGTGCCGTCCTCGTCGGTGTCCAGCTTCCGGGCGTCTCCGACGAAGAGCACGCCGCGGACTTCGCGGAGCTGCGCCGGCTGGTGCACACGCTGGGGTATGACACGGTGGCGACCGTGTCCCAGAAGCGGACGCGGCTGGCCACGGGCACGGTGCTCGGGACGGGCAAGCTCAAGGAGCTGGCGGCCCTCACCGGAGGCAAGGGCGTGATTGCGTCCGGGGCGAGCGACCGGACGTCGAAGGCTCGCGAGAAGTGGGAGGCCGCCGCCAACACGGAGCCTGGCCCCGAGGACGAGGCCGTCGAAGAGGAGGCCGACGACGGGGAGCCGGAGGACGCGCTGCTGCCTCCGCCTTCGGAAGAAGACGACAAGGCGGAACCCCGGCCCACCGTGGTGGTCGTGGACCACGAGCTGTCGCCCGGCCAGCTGCGCAACCTGGAGAAGGCCACCGGCGCGATGGTGCTGGACCGCGCGGGCGTGATTGTCGACATCTTCCACCGGCACGCGAAGAGCCACGAAGCGCGGATGCAGGTGGAGATCGCCCGGCTCAACTACCTGGCTCCCCGGCTGCGCGAATCCACCGGAGGCCGCGAGCGGCAGCAGGGGCGTGGCTCGGGTGACTCGGCGCTGGAGCTGGACCGCCGCAAGATTCGCGACCGGCTGGCGGAGCTGCGCGAGGGACTGGCGGCCATCCAGAAGGACCAGGACCACCGCCGCTACGCGCGAAGGGACCTGCTGCGGGTGGCGCTGGTGGGCTACACGAACGCGGGCAAGTCCTCGCTGATGCGTGCGTTGACGGGCAGCACGGTGCTGGTCGCGGACCAGCTCTTCGCCACGCTCGACACCACGGTGCGCGCGATGCAGCCGGAGACCCGTCCGCGCATCCTGGTCTCCGACACGGTGGGCTTCATCCAGAAGCTGCCGCACGACCTGGTCGCGTCCTTCCGCTCCACGCTGGACGAGGCCCTGGAAGCGTCACTGCTGCTCTACGTGGTGGATGCGTCGGACCCCACGTGGGCCGCGCAGCTGGAGGTCACCCGCACGGTGCTCCGGGATATCGGCGCGGACGCCGTACCGAGCAAGCTGCTCTTCAACAAGGTGGACCGGCTGGACGCGGCGGCGAAGGAAGCGCTGCTCGCGAAGCACCCGGACGCCCTGATGCTCTCCGCGCACCTGCCGGACGACGTGGCGATGCTGCGCAAGAACATCATCGCCTTCTTCGAGTCCTCGATGGTGGAGGCGGACCTGGTGATTCCCTACTCCCGGCAGGGGCGCATCAGCGAGGTGTACGAGCACACCACGGTGGTGTCCCAGGCCTACGACGAGAGCGGCAGCCGGCTGCGCGTGCGGGGCCTTCCAGGGGCCATCGCGAAGCTCACCCAGGCGTTCCAGGAGTAG
- a CDS encoding DEAD/DEAH box helicase produces MTFASLGLSDALTRAVVGLGYDEPTPVQRATIPVVLRGGDVWASAKTGSGKTAAFLLPILEALRARPGGSVRPVRAFILVPTRELAAQIVDSIQRYGQHLKKPLKTCLAVGGVSANPQMLALRGGADIVVATPGRALDLVHQNALRLDEVETLVLDEADRLFSLGFADELNSLLALLPARRQNLLFSATFPPAVRKFAEQLLHEPTRIDVDDGELPSTEFILQRALQVDVPRRTMLLRHLLETHAWSHVLTFVASRYTADHVALKLNRAGIVATSLHGELSQGARTKALADFKAKRVRVLVATDVAARGLDIAQLPAVVNYDLPRSTADYVHRIGRTGRAGDKGVAISFVSANTEAHFRLIEKRHQLDLPREQVPGFEPTEEVSTTTPPLDPNGGVKGRRKSKKDKLREAAAAAAAAAAAATRPPKRGP; encoded by the coding sequence ATGACATTCGCTTCGCTCGGCCTGTCGGACGCGCTCACCCGCGCCGTGGTCGGACTCGGATACGACGAACCCACGCCGGTGCAGCGCGCGACCATCCCCGTGGTCCTGCGAGGTGGCGACGTCTGGGCTTCGGCGAAGACGGGCTCGGGGAAGACCGCCGCGTTCCTGCTGCCCATCCTGGAAGCCCTGCGGGCGCGTCCCGGTGGGTCGGTCCGACCGGTGCGGGCCTTCATCCTGGTGCCCACGCGGGAGCTCGCCGCGCAGATCGTCGATTCCATCCAGCGGTACGGCCAACACCTGAAGAAGCCGCTGAAGACCTGCCTCGCGGTCGGTGGCGTCTCCGCCAACCCGCAGATGCTGGCGCTGCGGGGCGGCGCGGACATCGTCGTGGCCACGCCCGGCCGCGCGCTGGACCTGGTGCATCAGAACGCGCTCCGGCTGGACGAGGTGGAGACGCTGGTGCTCGACGAGGCCGACCGGCTGTTCTCGTTGGGCTTCGCCGATGAGCTCAACAGCCTGCTGGCGCTGCTGCCCGCGCGCCGCCAGAACCTGTTGTTCTCCGCCACCTTCCCACCCGCGGTGCGGAAGTTCGCGGAGCAACTGCTGCACGAGCCCACGCGCATCGACGTCGATGACGGGGAGCTGCCCTCGACGGAGTTCATCCTCCAGCGGGCCCTCCAGGTGGATGTGCCCCGGCGCACGATGCTGCTGCGGCACCTGTTGGAAACACATGCGTGGAGCCACGTGCTCACGTTCGTGGCCAGTCGCTACACGGCGGACCATGTCGCGCTGAAGCTGAACCGCGCCGGCATCGTCGCGACGTCATTGCATGGGGAACTCAGCCAGGGCGCGCGCACGAAGGCGCTCGCGGACTTCAAGGCGAAGCGCGTGCGCGTACTCGTGGCCACGGACGTCGCCGCTCGCGGCCTGGACATCGCGCAGCTGCCGGCGGTCGTGAACTACGACCTGCCCCGCTCGACCGCGGACTACGTGCATCGCATCGGCCGCACGGGGCGCGCGGGCGACAAGGGCGTGGCGATCAGCTTCGTCAGCGCGAACACCGAAGCCCACTTCCGACTCATTGAGAAACGCCACCAACTCGACCTCCCGCGCGAGCAGGTGCCGGGCTTCGAGCCGACGGAAGAGGTCTCGACGACCACGCCGCCCCTGGATCCGAACGGCGGCGTGAAGGGTCGGCGCAAGAGCAAGAAGGACAAGCTGCGCGAAGCCGCCGCTGCCGCCGCTGCCGCCGCTGCCGCCGCCACTCGCCCTCCGAAGCGCGGGCCGTAG